The Bubalus bubalis isolate 160015118507 breed Murrah chromosome 21, NDDB_SH_1, whole genome shotgun sequence genome segment TAAGCTAGAAATACAGTGACCTTACAGCATGAAGCTTGAGACAAGCGAATTTGTGACAAGTCATAACTGTGCAGAACTTTCTATGCATCTTATATATCAGTATATAGGTGTAGCTATAGATATAGCTCCAGCATTTATTTACTGTTTCATATTACTTTGGGAATTAAATTTAACATGAAGATAAGAATAactgctctttttattttttgttttcctatagTGAACAGGCACTTGTATACTTTTATTTCCATAAGGTTTCACAGCAGTCCTATGAAGTGCAttgttttattcccatttttacagatgaagttaAAAGTTggtcacacacacaaagtaaacaCTGTGGACTAACCAGAACACTGGCCCCAGTTTTGGACTTGGGGTCTGGCTGTGAAGAAATGCTCTGTAGATGAAAGGGGGATCAGGCTCCAGCAGGAGAGAGACCTTGAAGGCCTGGACAGCACATCCCCTGTGCTACAGAACTGATCAGCCTGCACTGCTCGTGCCAGCCAGTTGGTGCTGGCTCCTGCCTTTTCCTAACCAAGTCTCCGTTGAGCCCTCGTCTGGCTTCCAGGACCTGTGACTCTGATCTCTGCTTTAATTCACACCCTTTTAGCTCCTTCAGTGGGCATATGCTTTGGGAGCCTCCTAACTAGCCTCCCTGCCTGTGGGTGCTTCACAGCTGCACCCCATTTTGTACACTTGATCCTCCTAGAAAGTCCCTTCACAAATCTCTAGCAACTCCAACTTGTTGCCTGCCCACAGGATCTGAGTCTACCAGTGTGTCACTCACTACTGTGGACTTCCACAATCTGACCCAGAGGTCAGCGCATACCGCCTGTATGCGCTTGGGTCTTGACATCAGTCTCCAGGCCCCCAGACTTCTTAGTGTCCGAGAAGAGTGCTCACATCCCAGACCCAGCCTTGCAATCCCCACCTCTGCCTTAGCTCACAGCTTTCTCCCTGCCTGTTGCAGGTGAGGTGGAGAGAGATACGATTTTAGgttgcttgctttcttttccttccttccactttagttgaagtataattgctacACTAAGAACTACATGTGTTGTGTATAATTTGATGCAGtcgtgtgctgtgcttagccactcagtcgtgtccgactctttgcaacactatggactgtagcccgctaggctcctctgtccatggggattctccaggcaagaatactggcgtgggttgcaatgccctcctccaggggatcttcctgacccaagaatcgaacctgggtctcctgcattgcaggcgattctttaccagctgagccaccagatacAAACACCTATGATACCATCACGcagtcatagctttctttcttttgcaaacATCAACTAACAAATTTAGAGTACTATATGGTTCAAAAATGAATATAagacatattttcaaaaatataagacCTGGTTCAAAAATCAAGTAATGTAAGACATCTTCCAGCCTGTCCTCCAGCTACCCAACTTACACTGCTTGATTCTTTGGTAACTCCTTATAGCAGTTTCCTATACATCATTCCAGTATATCTATGTGAACATTAGCACATATGAATATACTTATTTCTCTACTTTTATATGAAAAGAAACATGCCATAAATAGGATTCTTCACCTTGCTCTTTTAACAAGTTGTATTAAGTGGTCTTCCTTTCAGTATACACAGTTTTcctcattctttgttttttataactttatattattttatcatattcTTATACCAAAATTTATATATCTTAATCTGCTGCCAATGAGCATGTCATATTGCATATGGGCAAGTATATCTAGGATTTTGGGGGTCAAAGAATAGATACTGTTAAAATGccttttagctttttctttttttgaccaaTGATGGTCATGTATCAGAAGAGCagctttagggacttccctggcagtctagtggttaagactccatgcttccagggaatgggttcagtccctggtcagggaactaagatcccacaagccaagtggGAGGgccaaaaaaggggggaaaaaagcagcaTAAAATCCTCTTTCCCTGTTCCCCCCGAGCTAAAGGAAGCTCTCCTAATCTCCTGCCATGTGTCGGTATCACTTAACAATCTCAGCCTCCTCtgcgtgtgtgtgcattcatATTGTGTGTTATGTCTCCAGCTAGAGTGAAGGAACGCTTGTCTTTACTTCATGTCCTCAAGAGGTTAGGCTGGCACCTATGGACACTGCTGCTCATTGATCAGATATTCATGTCTTTTGTCTAGGAAGAGAAATCTCTGCTGTGGACCTGAAGATAAGATGGTTCCATGTTTGTCCTTGTTAGTGTTTTATTGAGACAAAGCTATTTGGAAGGCAGATGTTCCCAGGCAGGCACCacaaatccaattttaaaatatttattgagcatcagaAATGTAAAGACACAGTATGAGAGACTGGAGAGGAAACAGAATGAACAGGACATAGGCTGGGTCCCGATGAACCTTTACCCCAAGTTTATTTGGCCTGTATAATGCTTTAagcatttttcaaaaacttttgtaATTGGGatattacatacatatgtaaacaAGTGCACAGATCTTAAGTATACAGCTGAAAAGATCACAAAATGTTCTGGAAACATTTTCAGTTAGTCACCAAACTTTAAAAATCCCTTGAAAAACCAGATCTGGTAATAAACTCTCGCTTTACATTCTCAATCCTCAATTTCCCTACTCCCTGTTTCCTACATTCATTTACATTTGAAATCCATTGTCCTCCATAAAGGAGGGTTCCTAGTTATCTGGGAGGAAGATGGGGTTTCTTGGGGGCTTGAAAGAGTAGAGGCAGGAAgatcaaaaataaactaaatagcATCAATTGACCACTGGACTGCTCACCCACTGAACGTTTACTTTTAACAAAGTTAAAACATGATTGTGACtttataaaaaaatcaatttcattttctgaattttaatctCTGCCAGGACTGTGttttgcctcagtctcctcaaATAACATTATTGGTGGTTAAAAGAGGAAATCATTAGTTTATATCTTTCAGTGTAAAATTAAAACACTTGATGAATCCGTAGCTTGAGCTGTCTGTCACAGCCATGACTCTGAGAACAAAACCCAGTTCTAAACATGTTTATCTGATGTTGTCacagaatagattttaaaactggggaaaaaaaaaactggagccATCTGCCTTCCAAAGTTTATCTCCGCTGCACCTGCACTCAAAAATACTTCCGCCTACACACAGAAACTATTGTTTCAAGATTTGGTGTTGATTCATCATTCAGGTTCTCTAGGAATTATTcgcactttaaaaattattttttaaatgcctgcatatggttaaaaaaaaaaaagacaatcctataaaatcataaaaattaaaccTCAATCTCTGTAATACCTCTTATCGGAAATAGCCACTATTACCAGTTTCTTATGAATCCTTCCAAAGATACTTGCTGAATACATAGACACATGTGTGATGGGCGCATACATACACAGATGGCCTCCTTGTTTTCTACACAAATGGCAGCAAACGATGTGCTTCTCTGCACctgtgttattttcattttacttaacatAGCTAAGGAGATTtttatgatattaatatatacatccacactattttttttttggctgaatcttactacatctttttaaaaacataagattCAGCAATTATCTATTTATGTATGTCTGTCTGTTTCTTTATTGGCCCCTcttgtgaggcatgtgggatgttagttccccaaccaggaatcaaacccatgccccctgcaacggtagcatggaatcttaaccactggactgccggggaagtccctgcATGTTATTACACTTAACAACTGTTTTATATTCAGCCAGTCTCTTCCTGGTGAATATTTAGGTTTGCCATCTTCCTACTACAAGCAGCACTCTTAAGAACAATCCTTTTACATTTATCTTTGTGCATGGGTACACATGCATCTACAGGATGATTTCCTAGAACTGGACTAATGGGGTCAAAAAGCTATATGCATTTGGAAGATTATCTGATTGTCCAGCTGCCTTGCAAAGAGCACACCACTTACATTCTATCAGTGTCTGTAAGTGTGATTTCTCAACACACTTACCATCACTTATTATCAGGTCTTTTGATCTTTACCAATCTGAAAGATGAaaatgatatcttattgtggtttcaACTTGCACATCTCTTGTTATGATCCAGCATTATCTTGTCCAGGAAGAACACTAGCTCAGGTCTGCCAAGCAAGCCCACTGCGGCCCTACTTGTTACTCAGCATTGTCATCTGCActgcttttctattcttttttctctttttcttttccttatagcAAAAGggagacagacattaaaaaaaaaaaaaaagtcctcacgAGGAAAGAAACGTTACAATTACTAAATTACAACCCcccaaaatttctttttctctgacacatctcattctctttttctagTCTCCCACTATGTCTTTCGATCTTCTGTTCTCTCTGTTCCTTTTACTAGTACGTTACAGTACTCAACGACATGAATGCTTCAGGCTTTCTTCTGTCTGAACAGGTTTTGCCCAAAAAGTTTCTCCAAGAATTATTGACTTCTTTGGTAGtacctgaaaattatttttactctACAGCCTGGCAATAAAATGTCAGTTCTGTGAGGGCAAGGCTTTTCCCTGCTATAACCCCAGCCcctaaaacagtgcctgacatGAGACACTTAATAACttcccatatatatatggaaattataTTAAAACCTACCTAACgtaaaattgaccattttaattcttttaagtacagtcttttatgtacagttcagtggcatcaaGTACATTTACATTTCAGTAGTTTTCTTCTAGATAAATGAATGTGTAGTGGTGTTGCTTATTTGTCCCTGAAAGTGAACCCAAGGAACCAGACAGTCATTTTAATTCACATTATTCTGTCCTCCAGACGAAGTCATACGGAAGCGTCTCCTAATCGATGGAGATGGTGCTGGAGATGATCGGAGAATTAATCTGCTGGTGAAAAGTTTCATTAAATGGTGCAACTCAGGATCTCAGGAAGAGGGGTATTTCATGTTGCTGCCGTTTCTATACTAATGtcctgctgtgatttttttttagacCATATATATAGTGCTGtcagtttttcatattttcactCATTAACAGAGTCCAGAGTAGGTTTTTCTGGCCTTCCCTTCAGAGGCtacttttatgtttattaaaatgtgCAGAAGGTGCAGTGATAAGAATTGAGGGTTAAATTCAGACTTATTACTTTGGTCCCTTTTAAAAGCAGACAAGTGTTTAGtaagacaaaataaatgaaattttctctattttttaaaaatgtactaatAAAGTTGCTGCAagcttttatatatttgataaatttcTAACTTAAAGAGTTTTCTCTTCATTTGAATTAGCTTTTCACATAGATAAATAATTATATAGAGTGAAAAAATTGAGAACAGAATTGTGATAATAAAAAccatcttaaaacattttaaaaggatattaagCAAAATTCAACAAATAGTTGTTTGAATTAAACTTATATTGCTAACAACTACAGTCCCATCTTTACATTTGTAACTAATACAGTTTATAAATTCAAGTAAACcacatttggaaaaagaaaacctaaggGACAGAtacttcaaattattttaaatataaagcataTTCTCTCAGAACCTGGCATAATTAACTTAGCAAAGGTGTGCCTGCATTGTAATGATTCAGCTGGAAACCCACAAAAtgtttattctctttctctctcttttatgttAGATACAGCCAGTACCAACGTATGCTGAGCACACTGTCCCAGTGTGAATTTTCAATGGGCAAAACTTTGCTGGTATATGATATGAatctcagagaaatggaaaattatgaaaaaatttacAAAGAGATAGGTAAGGAAAGAAAGTAATTGTTTCTgtctgtaattttaatttttatgggctAAGGGAAACAATATTTACTAACATTTTTCTCTGGTTAGTGgtaaaataataacattaatagACTATATTCTAATATGATATTATGCTTTGAGTTACAGCTGTGTATTAATGCCAGCATCTGTTTTATTAGCAaggaaactaaatttaaaaacgcattttaaaactgaaaatggagaTTATTCATGTTGTTataagtatcttaaaaaaaacctttttatataGAATGTAGCATTGCTGGAGCCCATGAAAAAATTGCTGAGTGCAAAAAGCAAATTCTTCAAGCAAAACGAATACGAAAAAATCGGCAAGGTAAGGGTTTTGTGGGATGTAGTGTGCAAATACTTCATTACTGACTAGTATTTTCATGCAGCTTTTAATGTGGTGAGATGAAACCTTCAGCTAGAATCAAcctaaattataaaaaagaattagGAGACAAACTTAATTCTTTAAAACtatattattgtttaaaatagcagagaagaaaggccatggtaaaaaaaaaaaaaaaaaagttgaattatGTTGATTAAACAAGTATGTTTTTaagtattcaattttttttttttactgccctCATACCCCTTTGCCTAAATAATGTTATACAAGTACATTAGATTTAGGactttgtgttttgtgtgtgtttaatggaactacattaaagaaaaaaaagaaataatataagcCCAGTGACTTTTTTTATTAAGGACTATGCAAGCAAACATTTACAGTCTGCCTGGATTTTATTAGAATAGGAAGATTAAAGTTGTTTTCTTCCAATCTCTTTTGTTCTTAATTAAGGTCTGCCTTATTTTAGTTCATATCAActagttcaaaataattttaatggcaGAGGCATTGCTCCTCCTATAATGTAAATTGAaaggaagattaaaaatataatgtaaagTCACAACTGTGACATATACATGAAAGATatagaaaatgttaataattatttTGGAGTTGTGGAGTTTTATCAtttaggttttgttgttgtttatattgaacatgtattattttgtaatccaaaaatattttattaaaaatcacacTTATATTGAATTAATACACTGTCAACaaacaattttactttttaatgagtTAATTAAGATGATGTTcaattccttatttttaaaagatggttttTTAATTCAGTCTAAAATGCATGTGGTCAGGTTGCAGTGGCCAATTTAGAGCAGGATATACCAACTTATTTAAGAACTAATATCAAttgtaaaatcattaaaaattttacagtGTTTTGGTAGATTAATGGGGCTTTTAAGTAAATGCTGCCATATATCATTTCATAGAAAAAGTTAACGAGAGATACATGACTTATCTTGGAGGTCTTAGTGGAGCAGAAACAAAGTTCCTGAATTATAAATCATTTCTAAGTTTATGAGATCTTTACCTTTGAAATGAGTGAGAAGTATAATTTCCCCTTGTCTAAGATTTGAAATTAATTGTAGGATACCTTGTTAATTAATTATAGATCACCTTGttggatttccctagtggctcagatggtaaagtgtctgcccgcagtgcgggagacctgggtttgatccttgagttgggaagattctgtggagaaggaaatggtaacccactccagtactcttgcctggaaaattccatgaactgaagagcctggtaggctacagtccatgaggccgaaaagagtcggacacgactgagtgacttcactttcactttgttggtCTTCTATTTGCTGGGCGAATAATAAGATTCTCTTATGTTCAGAATCAGTCTAGTTGATGATCAATAATGACTTAAGTTCACTTTCTCTTATGCTAGCCCCTTGTATTCTACCCAGGAATATGTAAATGGAAACACAGAGTAGGAGCTAAAATCCTTGTTTGGAACATACTTTTGAAGTCATGAATTGTTGCAGTTATAATTGAATGAAAGGAAGCTGGCAATACTCCGCATATCCTTCAATGTTTCCACTTCTTTATCTACTAGGAAAATAATTAGGAGAGATTTGTGATGTTAGGCATTTTGTTTTGATATCCAGGTTTGAAATATcttattttggtaaatatttttgtatctttCAGAATATGATGCACTGGCAAAAGTGATCCAGCATCATCCAGACAGGCATGAGACATTAAAGTAAGTTTAGAGTTTTACTTTGAAAAGAACTAATCT includes the following:
- the THOC7 gene encoding THO complex subunit 7 homolog isoform X2, translated to MGAVTDDEVIRKRLLIDGDGAGDDRRINLLVKSFIKWCNSGSQEEGYSQYQRMLSTLSQCEFSMGKTLLVYDMNLREMENYEKIYKEIECSIAGAHEKIAECKKQILQAKRIRKNRQEYDALAKVIQHHPDRHETLKELEALGKELEHLSHIKESVEDKLELRRKQFHVLLSTIHELQQTLENDEKLSEVEEAQEASMETDPKP
- the THOC7 gene encoding THO complex subunit 7 homolog isoform X4 — encoded protein: MLSTLSQCEFSMGKTLLVYDMNLREMENYEKIYKEIECSIAGAHEKIAECKKQILQAKRIRKNRQEYDALAKVIQHHPDRHETLKELEALGKELEHLSHIKESVEDKLELRRKQFHVLLSTIHELQQTLENDEKLSEVEEAQEASMETDPKP
- the THOC7 gene encoding THO complex subunit 7 homolog isoform X1 yields the protein MGAVTDDLLKNTDENFQYRKNEEKHLKMTNEVIRKRLLIDGDGAGDDRRINLLVKSFIKWCNSGSQEEGYSQYQRMLSTLSQCEFSMGKTLLVYDMNLREMENYEKIYKEIECSIAGAHEKIAECKKQILQAKRIRKNRQEYDALAKVIQHHPDRHETLKELEALGKELEHLSHIKESVEDKLELRRKQFHVLLSTIHELQQTLENDEKLSEVEEAQEASMETDPKP
- the THOC7 gene encoding THO complex subunit 7 homolog isoform X3 yields the protein MTNEVIRKRLLIDGDGAGDDRRINLLVKSFIKWCNSGSQEEGYSQYQRMLSTLSQCEFSMGKTLLVYDMNLREMENYEKIYKEIECSIAGAHEKIAECKKQILQAKRIRKNRQEYDALAKVIQHHPDRHETLKELEALGKELEHLSHIKESVEDKLELRRKQFHVLLSTIHELQQTLENDEKLSEVEEAQEASMETDPKP